Proteins encoded together in one Mycolicibacter minnesotensis window:
- a CDS encoding zinc-binding dehydrogenase, with product MKAVSCSNAQLEVVDLPTPIPASGQLLIDVLRCGICGSDLHARQHCDEVAEVMAITGYDGFMRSDQQVVLGHEVCGEVLDHGPRTRKAPRPGTRVVALPLLRRGADVHALGLSVSAPGGYAEQMLVEQSLALPVPNGLATEAAALTEPMAVAWHAVRRGEVRKRDIAIVIGCGPIGLAVVCMLKARGVRTVIASDYSPGRRALATRCGADIVVDPAQDSPYAAAGGHGHLEKAPDALSLAVGTVEKLYKARLPWWHVWRAAEAVGAATPKRPVIFECVGVPGVIDSIIAGAPLFSRVVVVGVCMGTDTFRPAIAINKETDLRFVLGYTPMEFRDTLHMIAEGKVDVSPLITGTVGLDGVANAFDALADPARHAKILIDPSSSVREVSA from the coding sequence GTGAAAGCCGTCAGCTGTAGTAACGCCCAACTCGAGGTCGTCGACCTCCCGACTCCGATCCCGGCCAGCGGCCAGCTACTCATCGACGTGCTGCGCTGCGGCATCTGCGGGTCCGACCTGCATGCCCGCCAGCACTGCGACGAGGTCGCCGAGGTCATGGCCATCACCGGATATGACGGATTCATGCGCTCCGATCAGCAGGTGGTGTTGGGGCACGAGGTCTGCGGCGAAGTGCTCGACCACGGTCCCCGCACCCGCAAGGCGCCCCGCCCCGGTACCCGCGTGGTTGCCCTGCCGCTGCTGCGGCGCGGTGCCGACGTCCACGCCCTCGGGCTGTCGGTATCGGCGCCCGGCGGCTACGCCGAGCAGATGCTCGTAGAGCAGTCGCTTGCCCTGCCGGTCCCCAACGGCCTGGCTACCGAAGCGGCCGCACTCACCGAGCCCATGGCCGTCGCCTGGCATGCCGTGCGGCGCGGGGAGGTGCGCAAACGCGACATCGCGATTGTGATCGGCTGCGGACCGATCGGCCTAGCAGTGGTGTGCATGCTCAAAGCCCGCGGTGTGCGCACCGTGATCGCCAGCGACTATTCGCCCGGCCGGCGAGCATTGGCCACCCGCTGCGGCGCCGACATCGTTGTCGACCCGGCGCAGGATTCGCCGTATGCCGCCGCCGGGGGCCACGGCCACCTGGAAAAGGCACCGGATGCGCTGAGTTTGGCGGTCGGAACCGTCGAGAAGCTCTACAAGGCGCGGTTGCCCTGGTGGCATGTCTGGCGGGCCGCCGAGGCCGTCGGCGCCGCCACACCGAAGCGGCCGGTGATTTTCGAGTGCGTCGGGGTGCCCGGCGTCATCGACAGCATCATCGCCGGGGCGCCGTTGTTCTCCCGGGTGGTCGTGGTGGGAGTCTGCATGGGAACCGACACATTCCGGCCGGCGATCGCGATCAACAAGGAAACCGACCTGCGGTTCGTCTTGGGCTACACACCCATGGAGTTCCGCGACACCCTGCACATGATCGCCGAGGGCAAGGTCGACGTCTCGCCCCTGATCACCGGCACCGTCGGCCTGGACGGGGTGGCCAACGCGTTTGACGCCCTGGCTGATCCGGCCCGACACGCCAAGATCCTGATCGACCCCAGCAGCTCCGTGCGGGAGGTCTCCGCGTGA
- a CDS encoding cytochrome c biogenesis CcdA family protein, producing the protein MIDTATLSFALGAGLVAALNPCGFAFLPGYLGLVIASSGETSRPVALARAGLATVVMATGFLTVFGIFGLVVSPLIASAQKYLPFATVVIGVALLAIGVWLVSGRDLAVLLPAAAGGTPTAHLGSMYGYGVGYAVASLSCTIAPFLAVISTTFRQGSMLAGLLAFIAYAAGMSITVGVAAIAVALTGSAASSALRRVLPYVGRIAGVVVLLTGLYVSYYGYYEIRLYFAGADPDDPLIGAAGAVQSWLADQVDALGVWPLLGAIVALAAGALGWRALTRRRRPGHD; encoded by the coding sequence GTGATCGACACCGCAACACTCAGTTTCGCTCTGGGTGCCGGGCTCGTGGCGGCACTGAACCCGTGCGGCTTTGCGTTCCTGCCCGGATATCTGGGCCTGGTGATCGCCAGCAGCGGCGAGACGTCGCGCCCGGTCGCGCTGGCCAGGGCGGGGTTGGCCACCGTCGTGATGGCGACCGGATTCTTGACGGTGTTCGGGATCTTCGGGTTGGTGGTCTCGCCGTTGATCGCCTCGGCGCAGAAGTATCTGCCGTTCGCCACCGTGGTGATCGGTGTGGCACTGCTGGCCATCGGCGTGTGGCTGGTCTCGGGCCGCGACCTCGCCGTGTTGCTGCCCGCCGCGGCCGGGGGGACTCCCACGGCGCACCTGGGATCGATGTACGGCTACGGCGTCGGCTATGCGGTGGCCTCCCTGTCGTGCACCATCGCGCCGTTCCTGGCCGTGATCAGCACGACCTTCCGGCAGGGATCGATGCTCGCCGGGCTGCTGGCATTCATCGCCTACGCCGCCGGCATGAGCATCACTGTCGGTGTCGCGGCCATCGCGGTGGCGCTGACGGGTTCGGCGGCAAGCTCGGCGTTGCGACGGGTGCTGCCGTATGTGGGCCGGATCGCCGGGGTGGTCGTGCTGCTGACGGGGTTGTACGTGAGCTACTACGGCTACTACGAGATCCGGCTGTACTTCGCCGGTGCCGACCCCGACGATCCGCTGATCGGGGCGGCGGGCGCGGTGCAGTCCTGGCTGGCCGATCAGGTCGACGCCTTAGGCGTCTGGCCGCTGCTGGGCGCGATCGTCGCCCTAGCTGCTGGGGCGCTGGGCTGGCGGGCGCTGACCCGCCGGCGCAGGCCCGGCCATGACTAA
- a CDS encoding RES family NAD+ phosphorylase, with product MPELPPGYRAPLPQTRPSGLRRRRITAGTPLWRLDAEHPDQWTWDGFTHPRYRFDSPSAAFRTRYAATDLVGAFRERYRLTGLMIPGDHARHHLVRLSAARHLRVLDLRTERNLDALGVDDQINTGQHEAVWATCQQLADAVRRWWPEPDECPDAIVYRSRTTPETSVNYAFFGAAPFTVESWPLSERPDLTADLVFRHGFTVAF from the coding sequence GTGCCTGAGCTTCCCCCTGGGTATCGGGCGCCCCTGCCCCAGACCCGACCCAGCGGACTGCGCCGCCGCCGGATCACTGCCGGGACGCCGCTGTGGCGTCTCGACGCCGAGCATCCCGACCAGTGGACGTGGGACGGGTTCACCCACCCGCGCTACCGCTTCGATTCACCGTCTGCGGCATTCCGCACGCGTTACGCGGCAACCGATCTTGTCGGTGCCTTCCGGGAGCGCTACCGACTGACCGGCCTGATGATCCCCGGCGACCACGCCCGCCACCACTTGGTGCGCCTTTCTGCCGCACGGCACTTGCGGGTGCTCGACCTCCGCACCGAACGCAACCTCGATGCCCTCGGCGTCGACGACCAGATCAACACCGGCCAGCACGAGGCGGTCTGGGCGACCTGCCAGCAATTGGCCGACGCCGTGCGGCGCTGGTGGCCTGAGCCCGACGAATGCCCGGATGCCATCGTCTATCGCTCGCGTACCACCCCGGAGACCTCGGTCAATTACGCGTTCTTCGGCGCCGCACCGTTCACCGTCGAATCCTGGCCACTCTCAGAGCGCCCGGACCTGACCGCGGATCTGGTTTTTCGGCATGGGTTTACCGTTGCCTTCTGA
- a CDS encoding 6-phosphofructokinase, translating into MTAGIRRIAISTGGGDAPGLNAVIYAATLAGRRRGWDVVGIRDGFNGLLLGDDYPDGGLIELTRNRVRGIIHQGGTILGSTNRGNPIAYPMRQPDGSWTEQDRTAELLDLVAKHEIDAVITVGGDGSLAIGNHLHEAGLRLVGVPKTIDNDLEGTAATFGFDSAVDFASECIDRLFSTATSHSRIIVVEVMGRYAGWIALHAGMASGVHAVLLPEIPYRLESVAELICERAQRGSTYSIVCVAEGATPVDGERTVAGKAVGQAERLGGVGAKVAAELEALTGRESRAVVLGHLLRGGSPTSADRLLGLRFGAAAVRALDEGHSGVMVALNPPTVSYVPLAEATRRLKTVPLDCDAIQTARDLGIRFGDES; encoded by the coding sequence GTGACGGCGGGTATCAGACGAATCGCGATCAGCACCGGTGGAGGTGACGCGCCCGGCCTCAACGCCGTCATCTACGCCGCCACCCTGGCCGGGCGCAGGCGCGGCTGGGATGTCGTCGGTATCCGCGACGGCTTCAACGGACTGCTGCTCGGCGACGACTACCCCGACGGCGGGTTGATCGAGCTGACCCGCAACCGGGTGCGCGGCATCATCCACCAGGGCGGAACCATCTTGGGCAGCACCAACCGCGGAAACCCGATCGCCTACCCGATGCGACAGCCCGACGGCAGCTGGACCGAACAGGACCGCACCGCGGAGCTGCTCGACCTGGTGGCCAAGCATGAGATCGACGCGGTGATCACCGTGGGCGGCGACGGCTCGCTGGCGATCGGCAACCACCTCCACGAGGCAGGGCTGCGCCTGGTCGGAGTGCCCAAGACCATCGACAACGATCTGGAAGGCACCGCCGCGACCTTCGGATTCGACAGCGCCGTCGACTTCGCCTCGGAGTGCATCGATCGATTGTTCTCCACGGCCACCTCCCACAGCCGGATCATCGTGGTGGAGGTGATGGGTCGCTACGCGGGCTGGATCGCGCTGCACGCCGGCATGGCCTCGGGGGTGCATGCTGTGCTGCTGCCGGAGATCCCGTATCGACTCGAGTCGGTGGCGGAGCTGATCTGCGAACGCGCACAACGTGGTTCGACGTATTCCATCGTCTGTGTCGCCGAAGGCGCCACACCGGTGGACGGCGAGCGCACCGTGGCGGGCAAGGCGGTGGGCCAGGCCGAACGCCTGGGCGGCGTGGGCGCCAAGGTGGCCGCCGAACTCGAAGCGCTCACCGGGCGGGAGTCCCGCGCGGTGGTGCTCGGTCACCTGTTGCGCGGCGGCTCACCGACATCGGCGGATCGCCTACTGGGGCTGCGGTTCGGCGCCGCCGCGGTGCGGGCCCTCGACGAGGGCCACAGCGGTGTGATGGTGGCCCTCAATCCGCCGACGGTCAGCTACGTGCCGTTGGCGGAGGCCACCCGCCGGCTCAAGACCGTTCCACTGGACTGCGATGCCATCCAGACGGCGCGGGACCTCGGCATTCGATTCGGCGACGAGTCCTGA